A window of Solanum stenotomum isolate F172 chromosome 9, ASM1918654v1, whole genome shotgun sequence genomic DNA:
TTAGTCAATCTTGAAATATGTGATTTGGAATTAATGAATCTTGAGAGGGAGAGTGAacaagaagaaggagaaagatttataatcatttttttttttgtgatgattttGTTGAGATTTGAAAAGGGGTTAATATGAAGTTTGAGGGGTTTTTGGTTAATAAGGGGATAAAGAAAATGGGGATGTGAGAATGGATAATTCACAAATTTGGATTTGTGGAGGGGAAGTGTGTGATCTGCTTACAccacaattttcttttctttttttttcttcttgggCTCTGTTTATGCACAACAGTGGTCAAGAAGTAACTTCCTTTGtgaaaatatatactttatccatcaatttcatcttattttaatttatatgatatatatattttttttatttgttcattatattaaaaataattatctaataCTACTCGTTtagtttgaaaaatcaaaagaaaatttactctttttttttttttatctattgtATTCTtactattaatattatttactaTCTAATAGGGGTGAACATATGTACTaaaaaaccgaaccgaataTTATTTACTATCTAATAGGGGTGAACATATGTACtaaaaaaccgaaccgaactaATTCGATTCTTCGGTTTCAATTTGGTATCGGtgctattttttcaaaagtttgatttttCGATTCAGTGTAAGGGTCTCAGAATTTTGGTGCACCGAAGATCCAaacttttttttccaaaaaaataacataatatatatatatatatagtcattcccttaacaaaaataaaaggtcaacttacaattaaatcattcatgaacaaattaaagtatttacaaatttataattcaatagttaacttcaaatattaattttcaagaagaactcaatatatttttatcaatgtaCATTATGTAAAGGAACCCGTCTTTGTCCTTGTTTTACTCGAGAATTGTAGGCACAATGTTCTTGACAAATGTAGTCTTTTAGTTAGCACAATAAATGTTTCATAGCGGGACACATCATCCTTTAACATAGTTTTAAGTTTTTAAGTATCTTATATACTTTAATTTtgttctcattttattttttttattcacacaaaaaatcattttaaagacACCGAATTAAATCGAATCAAAGTAGAAAGAATTGAACCGAACTGAATTAGTTTACTTCGGTATACGGTGCACGTttttctaaaactaaaaatcgaaGAATCTAATCGAAGTTTGATAAAACCGAACCGAAGAACCGAAAATCCACCCCTACTATctaatacatttttcaaagtattaaatttaatatatttaaacaGTAATGTAGTAATATTAGccctattatttattaatattccATAAGgtgtgtgtcaagtcaatagtagataactattgttggacaaagGGAGTACAATTTAACTcgatacaaactttaaaaaatgaagaaaaaaatattttaaaatttatgatttgaaataaatcttaaatatttatgtagttataaatcatttcactaaggttaaaattttaaaatgaatatttttaagttaatttacATAACTCTcctcaaaattaattttcatacATATCTTGGGACTTGGGTTCATtcgaaaattaatttaagatgAGTTatgcaaaaatttaaattctccATAAGTAATGCTTATTaaatataacttataaaaaatatatatattatcttagttaaaataaaatataaaataattgataaatgaATAGATAAACTTTGAATAACTCAtacctatataaaataatatataaatactcATAACTGATTCttatattactaaaaatatatagcaTTAACTCCtacttttttgaaataataggtggtaacaaaattaattttcagcCACATACATTTTCAAATGAGacaattcaagattattttaagaaaataaaagtccATTTTATCAATCAATATGAGATACTTATATAAGTTTAGTAGCAAAACTCCGGGAGATACAATTATTCCTGTTCCTCAGTTGAAAGTAgggattttaaaaatatctaataaGTCCCTTTCTACGTTAAATCAAGATGCATAATTCTACAAAATCAACTAGGTTATGCGTCAATTACCATACAACCATTTGAGGAGTACTAGTCCAACTTCGTGATATAGCATCTTTAATTTGCTAAAAGCTTGTAGTACCAAGTCCCAAGTAATATATCATATGTGTGCCTAATTATTTTTAGGATATGAGTTCAAGACAATTTTTATTTACGATTAAGAAATTTTATtcagtaatatattttttttactatagattcatgtttatttgttgttggAGCGAATTAAATAATTAGGTTGAGGGCTGCctcttttttctaataatatgaATCTTGACAAACCATTTTGACTTAATTCGAATATCATCCGATGTattttttaagccaaaatagctacaattctttcaaaaaaaactatattattaAGTTATTTGACACCTCTCATATGTAgcttcccaatttttttttagatatcaATATAAAACTTTTGGTCACGCAATACTTCAAAGCAAGGTAAAACATGTTTCATGGGGATTGGTGGAGCCTTTTCTGAGGAAAAACCCGATAAGACTCGTTATATCTATGTAAAGTTTATTGATAATcgtttaaatgatattttttttatgtaaagtttatatgaattttaaaatgattttttttagttagttttaaaAAGAACGATGGATTTTTAttataagtaataatttaatgttaaaatatttattttatatttaatgaaataatttacaataacatgaatatttatcacttattctagatcacaagttttaaaagtcttttttaaaaaaatcttcatgtcaagtcaaactaattCACATGAAATGAGACagaagaaatattttatatctaaacataatttaatttgaagacgtgatttttgaattttgtttatgCAATGGTCAAAGAGAGGGGTACGTGTCAGTTTCATTTCATGCAATGTTGCCTATTTTTTTCTGCCACGTTCTATGCCCTTTTGAGCACATCATCACGAGATATGTCCTCCCTCCTACTCctacaaattaaaagaaacaacCCCATCTTATTACTCTAATATTCTCTAGCCATGGAGTTTATCTTGAATTTGATTCACAAACTATTGAACACTTATTTACCACATATTGCAACAACAGCACTCATCCATTTCATCCCTCTATATCTCTTTCTCAAGTTTCTTTACTTCATTTTCCGTTCTATATTTTTTATCGAAAACGTTGCTGGTAAAGTTGTTGTCATCACAGGTGCCTCTTCCGGTATTGGCGAGGTAATTTGTACCCAACATTAATTTCTACACTTCTAAATGAGTTTAAGATCTATGCTTCACCggtgcaaatatatatatatatatatatatatatcaattcatGCAAATTTTAGTTAGGTGACTAAATTAGtccccaaaaaataaaaaaaaatcggtTCTACCGTCCAAAATTATTATCTAATCAGTTCATTTTGATTGTTTAGCTATCTTGACTCCTGTCCATTTCAATTCAAGTACTCTAGTAATCTTTGAATTTGTTAACCCAATTTATTTTGACCCGACTCAATTTTTTTCCAATCCATTAATTTGACACTTCATAGGGTTGGCAATTGGGCGGGTTGAGTTAAATTTGGGTGGGTCAAATGGGTCAAGACCTGAGCCAACCCAATTTGTTTGGGCCAAAATGGATTGGGTCGAAACGGGTCATAACCCAACCTGTTCAATATTTACCAAGTTTTAATAGctttatttgttatattataagCTTTagtaactaataaaaaaaaattctttattatagttatatataacatataaaataatttttttgacaaaatttctcaaaaatcaatttgggTTACATATCAACTCATTAAAATGGGTTAAAATGAGGTGAACAACCCAAACCTAAATGGGTTGGGTcgggttggtttgattttgcaACTTAATTCTTTGCTagattaatcatatcatatgtccttctaaaaaaacttaaatGCAAGGGTTGGTTGATTAATTTGAGTTTGTTATGTAATTGAAGCATTTAGCCTATGAATATGCTAAAAAAGGTGCACGATTAGTCCTTGCGGCACGAAGGCGCAAGAGTCTTGAACAAGTAGCAGATATGGCCTATTGGCTTGGATCTCCACAAGTTATCTCTGTACATGCTGATGTATCCAAAGTCGAAGATTGCCAGCGATTAATCGAGGAAACAATAAGCAATTTTGGTAGATGTaagtaaagaaaatgaaaaacttaAACATCCAAcgattttattaattgaaaatgATTATTGCTAATTTTCGTGTAGTGGATCATCTGGTGAGCAATGCTGCTGTGACGCCTCTATACATGTTTGAAGACCTTGTAGAGGTCACCAATGCTGCACCTGCAATGGTATAATTGTGTACATGTCTCTGAgtttgtttgatttataaacATTTTGGATAACAGAACAGGATTATTTCAGGACATAAATTTCTGGGGTGCAGTTTATACTACGCATTTTGCAATTCCCTATTTGAAGGaaacaaagggcaaaatcgTAGCAATCACTTCGTCAGCTGGTTATTTACCTGCCGCCAGAATCAGCTTCTATAATGTAATATTAATCTGGCTATGattttcagtttcagttttttttatGCCTAGTTAATTTTGGTGTTGCTTTAGGCGAGTAAAGCTGCATTGATTAGTTTCTTCGAGACGTTGAGGGTAGAACTTGGGACACAAATTGGGATTACGATTGTTACTCCAGGACTAACCGAATCTGAGATGACTAAAGGCAAATTTCTCACAACCGAAGGCAAGTTGGAAGTAGACCAAGTAATGAGAGATGTaagtttcttcttattttgattatatattataataaatgtaGAGGTTTTTTATCAAAACGCTAATTTGTGTCCTGAGTTGTGTGATCACCTCATCTATAGTGTACTTTTACGATTGTTGTGATTGCTACCAGGTTGAGATGAGCGTGACTCCAATATTGCCAGTGGAAAAGTGTGCAAGATCAATAGTGAAAAGTGCATGTCGTGGAGACAAGTACCTAACGGAGCCACTATGGTTCAAGACATTTTTCATCTACCTACTTTTTTTTCCCGAGGTTGTAGATTGGTTCCAACGTTGGTTCTTGATCCCGGGGCCAGGGAAACCAGCAACCGAGTCCCCCAGTAAGATACTTTTGGACGTGACCGGATTACAGAAATACGTGTATCCAGAGTCTCTCCTATCTCCACATATAAAAGTGGATTAATTGAGCATCAGACTCAATTGTAAGCTGTACTTAACTACATGTATATCAGCAAAATGTCGATGCACAATGGCTAGAAAGtggtttttaccctttttgctccTTTGGAACTCGAACTCACAACCTGAAAGGTTGGATGTTGGAAGTGAAGGGTGTTTACTATTCAAGCAACTCCCTCCTCTCTTGTGCGAGAGTTGTGATATgcaaaatagaataaatatttgataaacAAAGATTACATCTTAAGGACTTAAACAATTGTCAAACATcacatttaattaatatttttctagAAGGACGTggaaatgaaaattataataaatattttgagacGGAGAAAGTAATGAAGTATTCGTTACTGAAAAAATTCTTGGTGCAAGtaagataaaatattatagtgtatACCATGTAAAAAGAATTCTAGAAAATGGTGAATACTGAATACTACCAAAATACAGATTTGTCTCCAAATCCAGACGTATCTCTCAAAAGTGGGACTtatgatttgaaaattttgtcatcgtcacaaattatttaattgGGGTTAAAACACGTAGATGCATATTTTAATCAGCCCAATTAAACCCAAAGTTATTTCATGATGCGTCGATGATGCTTCATTAACGTCATATCATTTCAATTTATCTgacattatttgaattttaaatatgtgaattttatttcaaCGACATCTCTATTACCTATCAATCGTAATTTCACCCTAGTTAgaaaaatgaatatgaattcaTTGATCAAAGTTGAAATCGTCTTCTCATCAACTCTCTACCCATCCACCTGCCCTACTCCTTCCAAAAATAATGAACgaaaaatttaacttatttccattaaaatatgTTTACGTCAACAATTTTATGTGTGGTTTAGTTgtgttttcaaatattaattaagttgTGTTTCCCTGAGTAGACtgaaacaaaaacaacatataTAGGAATACAATGAAATTGGGTGACCAGTCAAGGGGAAGCTAGAATATAGATTATAGACTCGACCGTAATAACTTTagtcaaaaaatttatatttgtcgTACAAAGCATATTGAATATATaaagattattaattaattaattaaaacctaataactcaaaaaaaaaaaaaaaactagaatcGTCAATACACAAACTTCAAAATTTCGATTATCTTTATGCTTAGTGTTGACGTGACACTTGGCCGGTGAAACTAGGGATAATATGACCGAAAAAGGAAAGGCTAAAAGTGAGATATGTCTTAATATTAAcggaattaaaaaaatgattgattGACCCTGTTCACGGGATTTCGAACCAATTTGAGAATTTCTGGAGTTAAATTATTCATATGATTACTCATCTAAGTACTTATTATCTTAAAAAGACACTTTTTTATTGAAGAAAATTGAAATCAGGAGGAAAGGTAATTATTTGAGGTAATATAGTTACCTggaaattcaaattattaaagaaatatataagCAAAACAAGGTTACAATTAccctaaaagtaaaaaaaaaaaaaaacatgcaaCTCAAGCATCAATTTCCCTGCTAGCTCCTTGATCGATTCATTCGTGTATATGATTAATTAATCTAATCCAAAAACGTTTATAAAGGAACGGCAACAAAAGAATGGAGGCaaagatgaatatatatatatatataagaagaaatcaaaacttattaaaaaccagaaaaattagtgaaaaaaattattaaaatgcaTGGCCAAGAGGAACACATGAAACAAAACAACTACCTAGGAGTAATTAAATAAAGCTCGAGTTATTTACCTAAGCAAGAAGAAGACATGTAAAGTAACTGGAAATAGGAAGAGAGAGATATTGACGCGGCTCAATCCAAAATCACATGGCTAATTACATATTTAGCCATGTCTTCAGATTGAGCCGCAtcaatatctatatatatcttCCTAAACGTATTATAAAGTACGTACCTTCAATTCCCAGCTTCATCTTGAATTAGCTAGTTAACCTTCTTTTTCCagaataattttcaaaaaaaagaaaatccaaaCTTTGGTGTTTTTATTTTGGAGAAGTTGGGCTATAACATAATATATACTCTAGGAGTAGTATAATCCAAAGTGATACCTAATTAATGTGGACAGGTACGTTCTTTCTTGGAATATTGTACAATTTTTCCACACACGAATGGGTCCATATTACATTATTCATGCCCTCAAAGACAAGTCAAACAGGTAGTAGTTTACCTGTCACTAGCTTGACCCCTGTGCACCACAAAGCTATCTCATGGTCAACTATACACAGCTCttcaagaaaatttaaaatatcattcCATGGTCCAACACATTATTATTTACTTTGGAGGGTCTTTCAAAAAACGTTAGCCCAAGCGCGAGTCTGTTTGGATTGATTTTTGACTAGTCAGCGCACAAGTTTGAATCTAGTATGCGCACAGGTTTGAATCTAGTATGCGCATGGGTTAGAAATCAGAAGTGAAAAGTTAGAAGTTAGAAATTCTAATTTATGAATTTGGAATGCCTAATTTAACTGTATTAGGAGGAATCCCCCTCTtttgcttttttatttttgtaagctATAATTGTAAGGATGACTTATCATCTAGCTTTTCTAGTATGAGTTAAGTCTTGGTCCTACTCTATAGCCTTTTGCTTCTGGAATAGAATGCCTCATTTACTGGGAAAAAGAAGAGTTAAACCTCGTTATAGTGACCATATTATCATAACGGTCTGATTTTCTCCTGAATTGatcttttatgttatattttactCTTTATAATAACATTTTACACAGAATAACAATGATAtttacaacatttttttttttaaattacccCTTTATAATAGTTATTAGGGGTGTATAAAATCGAACTGAAAACTAAATCGAACcacaaatcgaaaaaaaaaaatcgactagtggtttggtttgacttggtttggtattgaaaaaaaaatccgactatatttggattgatttggttttaactaaaaaaaaccaacctgAGACCAAACCAagccgacattatatatataattttaaaattttattttatacataaaaatatttatttcttatacgtTTTCATaagttttatctttttaatatattatttcaagtttgaaacttagaattctgaatggtttaataaagattatagtccacagatgttggtaattataataaagcttaaatcaaaatcaaattaatactaatgcaacaagaaaatcaattcaactctaggaatgacaataatattgaatatttgttctttagttttacataattaaaatacataatctaattttaatttcctttaatatttagtcatgtaactaatacttattgaacttattttagcatgatatagtacttttaaattatgatcattttacttatgacttgttaatttgcaatatttgttttacgtgatttcattattattatttttgttggatattttagtgtcattaatcatatcagattatgtgttattttttaaagaaacaccttagataattgtattttggtacgactaaagaaatatttgaagtataagtaaattatatgtttgtatgaatactttaccggaaaaacccaaaaaaacccgaggttgaaaaacccgagttttattggtttggattggcttataaatttaaaaatccaacacaaatggtttggtttgatatttgaaaaacccaaaccaacccaGCCATGTTCACCCCCAAATTAGTTATACTCAAATattatgtaataatattttataagaaataGATTATGTATAGAATcaaaatattaaagtatttaTAGTAATAGTAATNttattatttttgttggatattttagtgtcattaacaTATCAtattatgtgttatttttttaagaaacaccttagataattgtattttggtacgactaaagaaatatttgaagtataagtaaattatatgtttgtatgaatactttaccggaaaaacccaAAACAACCCGAAAAAATTCGAAAAAACCCAAGGTTGAAAAActcgagttttattggtttggtttggcttataaatttaaaaatccaacacaaattgtttggtttgatatttgaaaaacccgaaccaacctagccatgtacacccctaaattAGTTATACTCAAATattatgtaataatattttataagaaatatattaggtatagaattaaaatattaaagtatttaTAGTAATAGTAATCATCATTAGTGCCAAACACTTATAAAATTCAATACGGGTatcttaaagaaaaaaattataaggcATGCCTTCCTTTTTCTGGTACATGAAAttattaaactaatttttttgtgtacctttgtatatatataatactactacaACAGAATTTTCCTTATAATATTTAACgataattgagttaatgtcaTTATATTTAGAGTcgttaaattttttaatgataattatatagagtgttgactataaatattcatatttattattaacgataaatataatatagcaACATTATATTATTGCCCGCTAAATATAATAGAGCAGCAATTCTTTATTACCGCTAAATTCTTTATTAGTTATACTTATAACAGCTAAATGAGatctaaacataaaatattagtaCACATATATAACAATATCTCATTATATTAGCCATAAAACTTTCAAACAAATACTGTGAATGAAACAAAAGTTGTCAATATAATGGTAATGCTATATTCTTTTGAAGATAGGAAAAAAGATGAAACTAATTAGTGCATTTTGatagcatacaaaaatttaCAAGTCCTTCGCGTTtggaatttaaattaattttgaggGTTGTGTTAGATTTAATGTTCTTCTATTTtataaatagaagaaagaataaagaaaaataaacactGTCATATATATTCAAGGATTTAATTAGGAGAAAGAAATCTATACGCAATAATTA
This region includes:
- the LOC125876856 gene encoding 11-beta-hydroxysteroid dehydrogenase A-like, which encodes MEFILNLIHKLLNTYLPHIATTALIHFIPLYLFLKFLYFIFRSIFFIENVAGKVVVITGASSGIGEHLAYEYAKKGARLVLAARRRKSLEQVADMAYWLGSPQVISVHADVSKVEDCQRLIEETISNFGRLDHLVSNAAVTPLYMFEDLVEVTNAAPAMDINFWGAVYTTHFAIPYLKETKGKIVAITSSAGYLPAARISFYNASKAALISFFETLRVELGTQIGITIVTPGLTESEMTKGKFLTTEGKLEVDQVMRDVEMSVTPILPVEKCARSIVKSACRGDKYLTEPLWFKTFFIYLLFFPEVVDWFQRWFLIPGPGKPATESPSKILLDVTGLQKYVYPESLLSPHIKVD